Part of the Denticeps clupeoides chromosome 3, fDenClu1.1, whole genome shotgun sequence genome, CAAAACTGAACCTCCATGTAAACCACATCTCAACATTTTCATCTATTTACACCATTACAACTATTTACGTCCAACAcgctcatttcctttccctcttagtctagtgCTCAAAGCACGAACCTCACTTTTAATGCCCAAAAAGTGCTCTAGTCACAATATCCTAATCAGTGACAACATTACAGtccagcacatggtgcacacaaataaaatgtaaaattaaatttaatttaaactatcaccagggagcagtgtgtggggacagtactttgttctgtggcaccttgacggttcgaACCCGAATAcggttatgagtccacttctttacctggTTGGCCACCTACTGCCCCAGGATGAGGCAGAGAGGAATACCAAATTAAGCAATAAAATGgtttgaaaagtgaaaaattcGGTGTCAAAGTGATCCAAGCTTATGTGCTGATACAACAGCAGCTTATGGCATTTGATTGTTGTCTCCGTACTAATAAAGTGgacgctgaaaaaaaaatcccacattcTGGTGGAGGGTAGcaagtaatgtaactaattaccTCTGGTAAAAGTAAAAACGTGCCCAGACTGACACTGacattattatataaatgtattcattttgtttaaaaacTATTCATATTACTGTTCATTTTGCATgtactttacattttactttgttAATGTTCTTTcgttttgttatttatttgataaTCTATCTTTTTCACATTCCAATCACAAATAATCGATTCGCCATTCTATTGAgggaaataaaagtaaatatcGGCCAGTTTTGGAGTCTTACTTTAGTGTGCATATAACGTATGGAGACACGCTAGCGTTTTGCACTGCGATGTTCCCACCTTGCGTTTGTGCGAAGCATAGTGAAAACGGGGCCCATTAAGTTACTATGTGAGCGTTACCTTGCCAAAGCTGATCGATCATGTAAGCGACAAATAGAAAAGCAGCAACATACCTGCCAAAGTGTAATCCATGTCAAAGCCAAAGCATTTAATTTTCTCCATCGCCAAACTTCTATTTACAAATACTCtgtggaaataaaagaaaagaatttaTTTAGTAATGGAAACCAAACGGAGATGGTACTACACTAAAGGCTAAAATATTTACTATTATTTACTAAAACTATAATATTTAGTACAGTTATGTATGAATACATGAAGCTCGGCCTTCAACACTGTGAAagtattaatgcattaatatgcattaataatgcattattattatagacAAGGGAAGTAAattgaaaatgtataaattcatGCACATTGTTGCTAATGTgcatgaaacaataaaaaatgagtttttttatgAAGTGAAGATGAGCTTTCTGTAGAGTAAGGTGGACGCTCTTTAAAGGCCATGGGCCGATCCAGTGTCTCTTGAGACACGTACTCACCTCGCTGCCCCCCACGCTAACCTGACAATTATCGCCACACTGTTCTGAGAAACTGTGcaggcattctgggaaataaaTCAGCTCTGTGGCGACAGGGCCCGCATGCTAAGAACGATCAACATTGTTCAGCTGCTTGGTCCCTCCACCCCCTACAAACTTCACGCTGAGCTTACACAAGCGGCATTATTACTCAACGCTGTTAATATGGAATAGAGGTCCGTGAGAATATTTGCAGCAACAGACGTTTCCATGGAGCCAATCAGAGAATAAAAATCagcttgaataaaaaaaaaaaaaattacacctcATGCTGAAAATTTATTTCTGTTGTCGACTAAGACAAGGAAGAAGCTGGACTGAAAAACAGTCGTTCTCTGGCTTACCTTGTTGCACAGACATACTGGACTAATTCCCATGGGGTAGTCTGCCAGGCGCAGTGGGCGCGATGCATGCTAAGTTGTAATGCACTTCTGGTGCCAGCGGCACCACGGGTACATGTTATACACAATCTACAGGCCAAAACCCCAAACAAAAGGCCTTCGCTCCATTCAGTCGGTCTTGTTGTAAAAATAGAATTGGGTGCCAGTTCCATGGCATTCTCTGTTGTTGCCTGTTGTCAGAGGTGAGTTGTTTACCAGTCCTCAAAGACATCCAGAATAATCAAGACATGCTTCGGCAAAAAAacgaaaagaggaaaaaaatggccGATTcttaaaagagttttttttcccttgcttTCGcgtcggtcttattggtcccctaatcctgtatctaaagtctctttccaaacCTCAGCCGTGGTGCGGAATtacagacgcacttatccagtcACACGATGAGATTTCACCAGGGgactgtggctttaaatgctaatgaggaggagagaggcggggccagGAGGAGGGCGGCCTATGGAAGTGGGTGGTTGTCGTCATCGACACATTTCACCAGCGACAaggtttggcgcagacaggaagtttttccagaaataaatCAAACGAACATGCCTCAGACGTCTTCAAGCCATGGCGGTCGGTGGCCATAATGTTCTTGGAGAGAGttgggcaaagcatgagaaacgggaggtaacctctCCCCTCATGACGACATAAggtgaccgtctgagctgccgctccctgaaacactctttacaccgatcgCCTTTCctcgccactgcaggaccacggACAGGCtagggggaactcgtattaatgttaaatcatctcacaaattttgacattttcatgtcaggggacctttccAGACGTATGCTAAGGTGACCTCCTAGAGAGACGAGGTTGTAAGGGACATTTATATCCACATGACGTATGACCGCTCTAAACAAGCCATCAGCCAAAACAGGACAGATGTTTATGCAGctcgggctttttttttttccgcggATCGGGGTCGTTTCTGGAGACCAATTGAGAGGGAGGTGAATGAGTTCATTGTAATCAAAAGCTACAGTAACGTCCTGCGGTGGTTCCAGCACCGCGCCGGGACAGAACAGGACATGCAGTCCACCAGGTCAGCAGTGTCGAGCCACCGGAGGCTCATTCTCACGCGAGTGACGTCACACAAGCAGTCCGGGGGCCACAGGAAGGGTACTTTTAGCCCCGAGCATTCTGTCGCAGATATAACCCCGCGCCAGCTTTCCACCGGTCTTCGGCGCCGCGGCCTCGCCGCCCCAAACGCCAAGAGCAAAATCCCTGGGGCACCCCGTATCGGCCCAAAACGAAGAGGGTGCTGCAGCGTTACGTAACGACCCCTTGATTCGGGGGGAATTGGTTTTTTTGGTTTCCAGGCAACGGTTTTAAACATGCGCGACAGAAGGGACCTTTTTCTATTATTAGGCCGCGCCCGCTATTTCTGGCCCGCAAGTGTAATTTCACGTGCGGCTGCTGCCAAAACTTTGTTAGAAAGACTTTGACATTTACGAGATAAGTGATTTGTTTCAGATTGGAAGGAGGACAGCACtacggcgggcgggcgggcgggcgggggggtTCACTGCCCGCATACAGAGACATCAGCGCCGTTTTATGGGCCCCCGAGCATTTACCGACGACATTACGGACGATCCGGATTCTTCTATCCGCTTCTACTCTTCTACTAAATTCCACCTGTTAAAGGGACGGAGGGGACAAAACTGCCCCACGGTTATTCGGTGTCGACCTTTGTTCAGCCATAAAACGATGGATGAGACGAAGAGGCGGTGCTCATCGGACGCGAGGTGGAGGCGGATACCTGTGGTAGGCCTCCCGCCGGTATTTCTTCATGGCCAGGCCGTCCATGTTGGCCGGCAGGTCCGCGTAGATCTGCAGCCGATCGCTCCACGAAGTCGTCATTCTCCCGAGATCCTTCCGTTGCCGAATTCAATctgggggaaaagaaaagaagtgaaaaaaCGCGCCGCTCGCGTTTCCATTGACGGGATTACGTTACCGGCGTGAATAGAGTCTGATTGATGCGCCCGTGGACAGAGTCTAAGCGGACGGTGATGTGGCGCTCACCGTTTGGTGATAAGCCGGATAAGTCCTTGCACAACCCTGAGGAGAAGCGGCCAAGACCGAGCTTATCTGGCCTGTCGGCCTGCGCGCTAATGATTTATGATGGGAACGGGGCGTGGCCGCTCCCAGAATGGGACTTATTGTGTGCTTTTGGACGGGAATCTTCAAATATTTAAACAGCTCCCAGCTGGGCGAGCGGACGGGAAGCGGTGAGCCGCAGAAAGCAGCGCGGGAGGGCGGGCTGTACAGGTTCCAGGCGAAATGTCGTAATGTTGTCCGGAGAGACTGGGGACAAAACGGGGACAGGGTTAAAACATTGCGTTGCTTAGTCTTCAGAAATCCTAGATTGCGGATAAGGCTGAGCTGTCTAGTGCAACGTCGCCATTACCGTTCACAGTCACTAGCTCCATGAGAAGTCcacgaagtcccaggttcaaaccccacttgctaccatagTGTCCatgagcaggacatttaacggagtgtccccagggggggactgtcctggatgagggcgtccgataaactcttttaaaatgtacacgCGACCACTAAAGTTAGTTTTAGTTGCACTGTCGCCATCGACACCTCAGCATCGCGAACCGAGCTCCCGCGACACGACGCCGTGAGGAATCACGCCGCGGAGAGGAGCCCTCCGCCGGCCCCGTCTGACCTACTTTACGCGCCCGCTTCGCTTAACTTCCGCTCCCGACGCCGAGTTATCACGCCGCCAGGGGGGTTTTTATTACTGGATGAAGTCGgacgtcccccgtccccccgtccccccgtccccACCACCATCTTGTGCAGAAAAATGCAAAAGGAAAAATGTCAATTCCGCCGCGCCGCGCGTCGCGACGGTCCGACTCCCGACACTCACCTCGCTGCCGACACGACCCGAGCATGCGCTCCGCGGGACGGACTTTACTCAACTCGGACCGAGCGGGACCACAAGCCCCCGAGGTGGCGCGGCTGGTAGCGGTCAGGGGCGCGGGTGGGAGGAGCCTGggcgggaggggcggggcgtCTCCTTCTGATAAACAAAGAAGCAACATCGCAGACGAAAAAATGATTAATACGCGTTTTCGAGAGAGATATGCGAGTTATGCGGGCTGTTGCGAATCAAATCAGCAGCTAAATACACAAAAtcattttacagattttttggAGATGTGGAGATGTTGAGATGTTTACTTTTTAgggttttttaatgtttgtttgttctgttttatgtatttcaaCCAACGAGGTGGGGTGAATAAAGCCCACAAATATCATAAATGTTGCTTAAACTATCACTCTGGTAAATAAGCTGAAACTGTAGGAGAACACATTACCACAAAGTAATCACAACAATGCTCCGGCACTATTCGCGATCGTTTCCGAAATTCCGATTTTGGAGAGAGTGTTTTAAAACGCCGTAACCCACACAGTGTCCATTCACAGACGTAAACGTGTCCTTGCGTGGGACGTTGGACCGTGTAGTACGCAGACGTCGCCAGTAGATGGCAGGACAACGCCAGCGCTGGACGCTGACATCGCACAATGTGGGACAAAGATGCTTCACATAAGAAAAGCGGGCGGATCAATACCCTGAAATCAGAAAGCTGGAGAGGTTTTTGCAGAATATTATTGTCTCTTAttgttttctcttattggacaaatcatcaccaaccctgaaCTGACAGCacttgcatgctcactctaccctggaagggcgtcctctctgtatcactccttcccaacgtttcttcctttcttttcagAGGTTTTTCCTTATGTTcagaagtgtggggggtgtcaactgtagggcctgtcaaagtccattgagacaaaCTTTACGTGATTATGggttaaataagaaataaatggttGTTTAAAAGTCATTTTCACAATGTCACATTGGCCGAGAGACCAATGAAAACGGTTCCTGCCGTtgatctttatttatataataatttaagaattataaaaaatatacgCATTCAGAATACACCTTCATTGTTTCACGGTGAGAGGAGCGACACCGATGCTGACCGAATTACACGGAGAGTATTGGCTGGCTGGGAATAAGTGGCAGAAATGATGAATCCACGAGAATTTGGGAAGGCTGGAGCATCAACGAACCGTAAAACGAAACGTCCCCGCCGATATATAAGCACTGCGCCAAAACGGACAGCTCCATTCCCAGGAGGCCACGCGGCTCTGCACCAATGGAACTTCTCCGCGCCTGACGCGTTCGGATCGGGACTGTCCCCCTATAAAAGCCAGAGTCCCGGCCCGCAGCCCGCCGTGTCCCCCTCCCACGCCGCCGAGATGAGCTACGGGTCCGACTTCTACTCGGCTTCTTCCTACCGGAGGGTCTTCGGGGAGTCTCCCCGCTACTCGGCCTCCCCGTCCAGGATGGGCGGCCCCAGGTCCCACTCGCTGTCCCGCGCCGGCGGCTCGTCCCTGGCCTCCTACAGGCGGGCCGTGCTCCCCACCTTCGACCTGAGCCAGAGCTCGGCGCTCAACAACGAGTTCAAGATCATCCGCACCAACGAGAAGGAGCAGATGCAGGGGCTCAACGACCGGTTCGCCACGTTCATAGAGAAGGTCCGCAGCCTGGAGCAGCAGAACCGGGTGATGGAGGCCGAGCTGGCCGCCCTGCGCCAGCGGCAGACGGAGCCGTCCCGCCTGGCCGAGCTGTACCAGCAGGAGATCCGGGAGCTGCGCTcgcagctggaggagctgagCGGGGAGAAGGCGCAGGTCCTGATCGAGCGCGACTGCGTCGAGGAGGACCTGCTGAAGCTCCGGGCCAGGTTCGAGGAGGAGATGCGCGCCCGGGAGGAGGCGGAGCGGACGCTCAAGGCGTTCAAGAAGGACGTGGACGACGCCACCATGGCGCgcctggacctggagaagaaGGTGGAGTCGCTGCTGGACGAGATCACCTTCCTGAGGAAGGTGCACGACGAGGAGGTGGCCGAGCTGATGAACATGATCCAGGCGGCGCAGGTGTCGGTGGAGATGGAAGTGTCCAAGCCCGACCTCACCTCCGCCCTCAAGGAGATCCGCAGCCAGTACGAGTCCATGGCGTCCAAGAACCTGCAGTCGGCCGAGGACTGGTACAAGTCCAAGTTCGCCGACCTGAGCGAGCAGGCCAGCAGGAGCAACGAGACCATCCGCGCCAGCCGCGAGGAGCTCAACGAGTTCAGGAGGCAGCTGCAGTCCAAGACCATCGAGATCGAGAGCCTGCGAGGCACAAACGAGTCCCTGGAGAGGCAGATCCACGAGATGGAGGACAGGCACAACATGGAAATCGTTGGCTATCAGGTGAGCGTGTCCGACCAACTAAAGATGAACCGACCAAAAAAATCAGAAACCCGATCAGCGCTCTTCTCGCCCCTGTCCGTGGTTCTGAACCCAGAATTCATATTTGAATGACAAATT contains:
- the inab gene encoding internexin neuronal intermediate filament protein, alpha b; translated protein: MSYGSDFYSASSYRRVFGESPRYSASPSRMGGPRSHSLSRAGGSSLASYRRAVLPTFDLSQSSALNNEFKIIRTNEKEQMQGLNDRFATFIEKVRSLEQQNRVMEAELAALRQRQTEPSRLAELYQQEIRELRSQLEELSGEKAQVLIERDCVEEDLLKLRARFEEEMRAREEAERTLKAFKKDVDDATMARLDLEKKVESLLDEITFLRKVHDEEVAELMNMIQAAQVSVEMEVSKPDLTSALKEIRSQYESMASKNLQSAEDWYKSKFADLSEQASRSNETIRASREELNEFRRQLQSKTIEIESLRGTNESLERQIHEMEDRHNMEIVGYQDSIGQLENELRTTKSEMARHLREYQDLLNVKMALDIEIAAYRKLLEGEETRIGTGITFPSPTPSYNYQTRLYTTTSKGKKEGKEEDQSKSLKSSQVYEETILTTKKVEKHDSADLNISQKN